Proteins co-encoded in one Quercus robur chromosome 8, dhQueRobu3.1, whole genome shotgun sequence genomic window:
- the LOC126697863 gene encoding uncharacterized membrane protein YHL071W-like isoform X2 produces the protein MMMMKNMYNTNTMMGHRGSVPCDFNSNPKGFKVTIFIVGLILHLSSHFIVQVGASIHEYQNEPFSRRSNSLFFHGGSEGLYASRVRHIPSPQDKPFIGKSFIRFESITFQRTAESAEKQNEMQQRTGLVEAIIIRVKDRTKIGGSYLNSEAICCTPDLAKDGSCKVGEVIIHQEPDKLDGPTRIQTFFEGKNRETKMALETIEINSTGMYYLYFMFCDPELVGTLISGRTVWKNPDGYLPGKMTPLMTFFGLMSLAYIVLGLLWFIRFVRYWKNVIQLHYHITAVIGLGMCEMALWYFEYANFNSTGSRPMGITVWAVSFSAIKKTFSRLLLLVVSMGYGVVRPTLGNITSKILLLGVSYFVASEALELVEHLGNINDFSGKTRLFLVLPVVLLDACFILWIFSSLSKTLEKLQIRRSVAKLELYRKFTNSLAISVLLSVAWIGYENCTTWSQASDLCWFSCTLMRPIH, from the exons atgatgatgatgaagaatatGTATAATACGAATACGATGATGGGTCATAGAGGGAGTGTTCCTTGTGATTTCAATTCGAATCCAAAAGGGTTTAAAGTTACCATTTTTATTGTTGGTTTAATATTACATTTGAGCTCCCATTTCATTGTCCAAGTCGGTGCTTCCATCCATGAATACCAAAACGAACCCTTTTCTCGTCGCTCCAATTCACTCTTCTTCCATGGTGGTAGTGAGGGCCTCTACGCTTCCAGAGTTCGCCACATTCCCTCTCCTCAAGATAAACCTTTCATTGGCAAGTCCTTCATCag GTTTGAGTCAATCACCTTTCAAAGAACAGCAGAATCTGCGGAAAAGCAGAATGAGATGCAACAAAGGACTGGCTTGGTTGAAGCTATAATTATTAGGGTCAAAGATAGGACAAAGATTGGGGGTTCTTATTTGAATTCTGAAGCGATTTGCTGCACACCTGATCTTGCCAAGGATGGATCCTGCAAGGTAGGAGAGGTTATCATCCATCAAGAACCAGATAAGCTTGATGGGCCAACACGAATTCAGACCTTCTTTGAAGGAAAAAACAGAGAGACCAAAATGGCGCTTGAAACTATTGAGATCAATAGTACTGGAATGTATTATCTATATTTCATGTTTTGTGACCCAGAACTAGTGGGCACGTTAATTAGCGGACGAACAGTTTGGAAGAATCCGGATGGTTATCTACCTGGAAAGATGACACCGCTGATGAcattttttggtttaatgtCTTTAGCTTATATTGTTCTAGGTCTCCTCTGGTTCATCCGCTTTGTACGATATTGGAAAAATGTGATACAGTTGCATTACCACATCACAGCTGTAATTGGCCTAGGGATGTGTGAAATGGCTCTCTGGTATTTTGAATATGCAAATTTCAATTCCACTGGAAGCAGACCAATGGGAATTACAGTATGGGCAGTTAGCTTCAGTGCTATTAAGAAGACTTTCTcccgtcttcttcttcttgtggTTTCAATGGGATATGGTGTTGTTCGTCCAACACTTGGCAATATAACCTCAAAAATACTTCTTCTTGGTGTGTCATACTTTGTGGCTTCTGAAGCTCTTGAGCTTGTTGAACATTTGGGGAATATCAATGACTTTTCTGGAAAAACAAGACTCTTTCTTGTGCTACCTGTTGTTCTACTGGATGCCTGCTTTATTCTTTGGATATTTTCATCATTATCTAAAACTCTGGAGAAGCTTCAG ATTCGAAGAAGCGTAGCAAAACTTGAGCTCTACCGGAAGTTTACGAATTCCCTTGCAATATCAGTGCTGCTCTCTGTTGCTTGGATTGGTTATGAG AATTGTACTACTTGGAGTCAAGCTTCTGATTTGTGTTGGTTCAGTTGTACTTTAATGCGTCCGATCCATTGA
- the LOC126697863 gene encoding uncharacterized protein LOC126697863 isoform X1: MMMMKNMYNTNTMMGHRGSVPCDFNSNPKGFKVTIFIVGLILHLSSHFIVQVGASIHEYQNEPFSRRSNSLFFHGGSEGLYASRVRHIPSPQDKPFIGKSFIRFESITFQRTAESAEKQNEMQQRTGLVEAIIIRVKDRTKIGGSYLNSEAICCTPDLAKDGSCKVGEVIIHQEPDKLDGPTRIQTFFEGKNRETKMALETIEINSTGMYYLYFMFCDPELVGTLISGRTVWKNPDGYLPGKMTPLMTFFGLMSLAYIVLGLLWFIRFVRYWKNVIQLHYHITAVIGLGMCEMALWYFEYANFNSTGSRPMGITVWAVSFSAIKKTFSRLLLLVVSMGYGVVRPTLGNITSKILLLGVSYFVASEALELVEHLGNINDFSGKTRLFLVLPVVLLDACFILWIFSSLSKTLEKLQIRRSVAKLELYRKFTNSLAISVLLSVAWIGYELYFNASDPLSGLWRSAWIIPAFWTCLAFILLVVICVLWDPSHNPTRYAYSEETGEDFEDEAISLTGGGIMVAGDLATKLERKERKVSIAADHHVFGLGEDLEEDKRE; this comes from the exons atgatgatgatgaagaatatGTATAATACGAATACGATGATGGGTCATAGAGGGAGTGTTCCTTGTGATTTCAATTCGAATCCAAAAGGGTTTAAAGTTACCATTTTTATTGTTGGTTTAATATTACATTTGAGCTCCCATTTCATTGTCCAAGTCGGTGCTTCCATCCATGAATACCAAAACGAACCCTTTTCTCGTCGCTCCAATTCACTCTTCTTCCATGGTGGTAGTGAGGGCCTCTACGCTTCCAGAGTTCGCCACATTCCCTCTCCTCAAGATAAACCTTTCATTGGCAAGTCCTTCATCag GTTTGAGTCAATCACCTTTCAAAGAACAGCAGAATCTGCGGAAAAGCAGAATGAGATGCAACAAAGGACTGGCTTGGTTGAAGCTATAATTATTAGGGTCAAAGATAGGACAAAGATTGGGGGTTCTTATTTGAATTCTGAAGCGATTTGCTGCACACCTGATCTTGCCAAGGATGGATCCTGCAAGGTAGGAGAGGTTATCATCCATCAAGAACCAGATAAGCTTGATGGGCCAACACGAATTCAGACCTTCTTTGAAGGAAAAAACAGAGAGACCAAAATGGCGCTTGAAACTATTGAGATCAATAGTACTGGAATGTATTATCTATATTTCATGTTTTGTGACCCAGAACTAGTGGGCACGTTAATTAGCGGACGAACAGTTTGGAAGAATCCGGATGGTTATCTACCTGGAAAGATGACACCGCTGATGAcattttttggtttaatgtCTTTAGCTTATATTGTTCTAGGTCTCCTCTGGTTCATCCGCTTTGTACGATATTGGAAAAATGTGATACAGTTGCATTACCACATCACAGCTGTAATTGGCCTAGGGATGTGTGAAATGGCTCTCTGGTATTTTGAATATGCAAATTTCAATTCCACTGGAAGCAGACCAATGGGAATTACAGTATGGGCAGTTAGCTTCAGTGCTATTAAGAAGACTTTCTcccgtcttcttcttcttgtggTTTCAATGGGATATGGTGTTGTTCGTCCAACACTTGGCAATATAACCTCAAAAATACTTCTTCTTGGTGTGTCATACTTTGTGGCTTCTGAAGCTCTTGAGCTTGTTGAACATTTGGGGAATATCAATGACTTTTCTGGAAAAACAAGACTCTTTCTTGTGCTACCTGTTGTTCTACTGGATGCCTGCTTTATTCTTTGGATATTTTCATCATTATCTAAAACTCTGGAGAAGCTTCAG ATTCGAAGAAGCGTAGCAAAACTTGAGCTCTACCGGAAGTTTACGAATTCCCTTGCAATATCAGTGCTGCTCTCTGTTGCTTGGATTGGTTATGAG TTGTACTTTAATGCGTCCGATCCATTGAGCGGACTGTGGCGAAGTGCTTGGATCATCCCAGCTTTCTGGACTTGTCTTGCATTCATACTGTTGGTGGTGATATGCGTTCTTTGGGATCCCTCACATAACCCAACTAG ATATGCATATTCAGAGGAGACAGGGGAAGACTTTGAAGATGAGGCAATCTCACTCACTGGAGGTGGAATAATGGTGGCAGGAGATTTGGCCACCAagctagagagaaaagaaaggaaggttTCAATTGCAGCAGACCACCATGTGTTCGGGCTTGGAGAAGATCTTGAGGAGGACAAGAGAGAATAA
- the LOC126697864 gene encoding putative F-box protein At1g47790 has translation MEAPTPTPTPTPTPTPELPEDIIPDILKRLPVKSLVRFRCVSKSWHSLITSSSFIHTHLHFKKSRSLILLARYCETLLSIGPQQQHQPDFNITTTTAVDGFQKAVELDSFVLVKNLPYYVKGHCDGLICVVIKDGGDGALVLWNPSIRQYKRLPLPRNFHSTREVFGLGFDSTIGDYKVVRAPSSYCQMKIKDYHPQVEVLTLGSNTWRKIPDEDTPPFCIEHFFQATNANGALYWLVAANDDPFHCEILRFDLAKEKFKVVPSPPDTFHRNVSWLGTLEGSLCAIHTQRLSYVDVWTSKDDETWTKLITIPRMPGPEASVRHSDYVPLCFTSSGAVVIGIKLEGFVTYHPIENKVSKLAVQGVEHWLQETVCAESLVSPYAADEPAAARQHQMRSAHTASRSLWQLILGLKHGVANYFSCSSGDPRQ, from the coding sequence ATGGAAGCACCGAcgccaacaccaacaccaacaccaacaccaacaccggAACTTCCAGAAGATATCATTCCCGACATACTGAAAAGGCTTCCGGTGAAGTCCCTTGTACGATTCAGGTGTGTTTCCAAATCTTGGCACTCTCTTATTACCAGTTCTTCTTTCATCCATACGCACCTCCACTTCAAAAAATCCAGGTCCCTTATCCTTCTGGCTCGTTATTGTGAGACCCTTTTGTCCATAGGCCcccaacaacaacatcaacccGATTTTAATATTACTACTACTACTGCTGTAGATGGTTTTCAAAAggctgttgagcttgactctttTGTTCTCGTTAAGAATTTGCCTTATTATGTTAAGGGTCATTGTGATGGCTTGATTTGTGTGGTTATCAAAGATGGTGGTGATGGTGCTCTCGTTTTATGGAATCCATCTATTAGGCAATACAAGAGGCTTCCACTTCCACGAAATTTTCATTCCACTAGGGAGGTTTTTGGTCTTGGTTTCGATTCTACCATCGGGGATTATAAGGTTGTTAGAGCCCCATCTAGTTATTGTCAAATGAAGATCAAGGATTACCATCCTCAGGTCGAGGTCTTAACTTTAGGATCCAATACTTGGAGGAAAATTCCAGACGAAGACACTCCACCTTTTTGTATTGAGCATTTCTTTCAAGCCACTAATGCCAATGGTGCTCTGTATTGGCTTGTGGCGGCCAATGATGACCCCTTCCACTGTGAAATTTTGCGTTTTGATTTGGCTAAGGAGAAGTTTAAGGTGGTGCCATCCCCTCCTGATACATTTCATAGGAATGTATCGTGGTTGGGGACTTTGGAAGGCTCGCTTTGTGCAATTCATACGCAGAGGTTGAGCTATGTTGACGTGTGGACGAGTAAGGATGATGAGACTTGGACCAAATTGATTACCATTCCGAGGATGCCTGGACCTGAAGCTTCTGTTAGACATTCTGATTATGTGCCCTTATGTTTCACCAGCAGCGGTGCAGTGGTGATTGGAATAAAATTGGAGGGCTTTGTTACTTATCACCCGATAGAGAATAAGGTTAGCAAACTGGCTGTTCAGGGTGTTGAACATTGGTTACAAGAAACCGTGTGTGCTGAGAGTTTGGTTTCACCCTATGCTGCGGATGAACCTGCTGCTGCAAGACAACACCAAATGAGGTCGGCTCACACGGCTTCTCGCAGCCTCTGGCAACTGATTCTTGGTTTAAAGCACGGTGTGGCAAACTATTTCTCTTGTTCTAGTGGTGATCCTAGACAATGA
- the LOC126697865 gene encoding glycerol-3-phosphate dehydrogenase [NAD(+)] 2, chloroplastic isoform X1, whose product MASVFMSPVSVSVSTNPRLQRTPSTSTSMFVSLASSDSQPPSEELYPETTGDRSRKDRRRVVRLAWEKLVRWSRSWRSKTKTDDVLERTNKVVVLGGGSFGTAMAAHVADRKAQLEVHMLVRDPQVCRSINESNFNCKYLPKHKLPENVIATTDAKSALLGADYCLHAVPVQFTSSFLEDIADYVDPCLPFISLSKGLELNTLRMMSQIIPQALRNPRQPFVALSGPSFALELMNKLPTAMVAASRDQRLASATQQLLASSHLRISTSSDVTGVEIAGALKNVLAIAAGIVVGMNLGNNSMAALVAQGCSEIRWLATKMGAKPTTITGLSGTGDIMLTCFVNLSRNRTVGVRLGLGEKLDDVLSSMNQVAEGVSTAGAVIALAQKYNVKMPVLTAVARIIDNELTPKKAVLELMSLPQVEEV is encoded by the exons CCTCCGAAGAATTGTACCCGGAAACCACTGGTGACCGGTCCAGGAAAGATAGGCGCAGAGTGGTTCGATTGGCCTGGGAGAAGCTGGTTCGTTGGTCCCGCTCTTGGCGCTCCAAGACCAAGACTGATGATGTTCTTGAACGTACTAATAag GTTGTGGTGCTTGGAGGTGGATCGTTTGGTACAGCAATGGCTGCCCATGTTGCAGATAGAAAGGCTCAATTGGAAGTTCACATGCTTGTACGTGATCCTCAAGTTTGCCGATCCATTAATGAGAGCAACTTTAATtg CAAGTACTTGCCAAAACATAAACTACCTGAAAATGTGATTGCAACAACTGATGCCAAATCTGCTTTGCTTGGTGCGGACTATTGTCTTCATGCTGTGCCCGTGCAG TTCACCTCATCTTTTCTTGAGGACATTGCAGATTATGTAGATCCTTGCTTGCCATTCATCTCCCTTAGCAAAGGGTTAGAGCTGAATACATTGAGAATGATGTCTCAGATTATTCCCCAAGCATTGAGGAATCCTCGCCAGCCTTTTGTTGCACTATCAGGCCCTTCATTTGCACTAGAATTGATGAATAAATTGCCAACAG CAATGGTGGCAGCATCAAGGGACCAGAGATTGGCAAGTGCTACTCAGCAGTTACTAGCTTCTAGTCATTTAAGAATCAGCACTTCAAG TGATGTTACAGGAGTGGAAATTGCAGGTGCACTCAAAAATGTGCTTGCAATAGCAGCAGGTATTGTTGTAGGGATGAATCTTGGTAACAACTCTATGGCAGCTCTTGTTGCACAAGGTTGTTCTGAGATACGATGGTTAGCAACAAAG ATGGGTGCGAAGCCAACAACCATTACTGGTCTATCAGGAACTGGAGACATCATGCTCACATGTTTCGTGAATCTTTCAAGAAACAGAACGGTTGGAGTCCGCCTTGGATTGGGggagaagcttgatgatgttctGAGTTCTATGAATCAG GTGGCAGAAGGTGTATCAACAGCTGGAGCTGTGATTGCATTGGCCCAGAAGTATAATGTGAAGATGCCAGTTTTGACGGCAGTTGCTCGAATTATAGACAATGAACTGACCCCGAAGAAAGCTGTTCTCGAGTTGATGAGCCTTCCTCAG GTTGAAGAAGTATGA